Proteins found in one Acipenser ruthenus chromosome 18, fAciRut3.2 maternal haplotype, whole genome shotgun sequence genomic segment:
- the LOC117963947 gene encoding C-type lectin domain family 14 member A-like, with the protein MQKNPCEFKCVNTVGSFACECDKSKGYALGEDKKSCIRQKGIRIGSGSTRMPFADITSIANDMASNADEKHLTESSTRLSSTHQPLNERNPAPTSASGVTSPVHDEDFKSKETQSNVFIPVVVGIVVLVLLIVIVIGVFKCCFRKSSKTLKSRKREPSNGSMDLSAKNTDSAQHVNENSIENENNYVAS; encoded by the coding sequence ATGCAAAAAAACCCATGCGAGTTTAAATGTGTCAACACTGTTGGCAGCTTTGCTTGTGAGTGTGATAAAAGCAAAGGGTATGCTCTTGGAGAAGACAAAAAGTCATGCATCCGTCAAAAAGGAATCCGAATAGGGTCTGGTAGTACAAGAATGCCTTTTGCTGACATCACCAGTATAGCGAATGACATGGCTTCAAATGCTGATGAAAAACACCTCACTGAGTCTTCTACTCGCTTATCTTCCACACATCAGCCTTTGAATGAAAGGAACCCAGCTCCAACTTCAGCTTCAGGTGTCACATCTCCGGTTCACGATGAAGACTTTAAAAGCAAGGAAACCCAGTCGAATGTGTTCATTCCCGTTGTGGTTGGAATTGTGGTTTTGGTTCTGTTGATTGTAATTGTGATTGGTGTGTTTAAGTGCTGCTTCAGAAAAAGCTCTAAGACATTGAAGTCCAGGAAAAGAGAACCATCAAATGGTTCAATGGATCTATCAGCTAAAAACACTGACTCAGCACAGCATGTGAATGAAAATTCTATTGAAAATGAGAACAATTACGTTGCCAGTTGA